From Enhydrobacter sp., the proteins below share one genomic window:
- a CDS encoding multidrug efflux RND transporter permease subunit, with protein MSKFFIDRPVFASVLSIVIVLAGLVSIRVLPVSQYPLIVPPEVVVSATYPGATAETIAATVAAPLEQQVNGVERMIYMRSTSTGSGTMGLTVTFEIGTNPDQNAINVSNRVQRALPLLPGEVARQGVVVQKRSTSILQVLTMSSPEGRYDTIFISNYALVNVLDELRRLPGVGDATLFGASDYSMRIWLRPDKVAQYNLTPADIAAVVREQNAQFAAGRFGEEPMTNPQVFTYSVTTPARLVDRTQFENIIIRSEENGGALRLKDVARVELGALSYGFSATFNGSPAVPIGVYLQPGANALEVAHSVKETMDRISKRFPVGLRYDIPFNTTRFVEVSIREVAATFAEAIVLVVLVVFLFLQSVRAMIIPIIAIPVSIIGTFAGMYLLGFSINMLTLFGLVLAIGIVVDDAIVVIENVERNMTQGGKSPRDAALQAMREVTGPVIAIVLVLCAVFIPVSFLGGLAGELYRQFAVTIAVSVVISGVVALTLTPALAALLLKPGHREPWWPFARFNRFFAWVTGRYTAGVGFLIRRAAVGIAGFLVVIGIVVVLFQRVPNALVPAEDQGYVFMVTALPPAASVVRTREIGRLATEALRENPAVANVVTFSGFDLLSLAQKSNSGVSFITLKDWSERKDPRQDARNVAPALGALNARFRDGVVIGFNPPPIQGISVTGGFEFYLQDRSGGSLNDLAQAAAKLVEAASKRPELRGVSTTFTTSVPQYKADVDRDKARAIGVSINSIFETMQASFGSFYINDFSLFGRTYRVSLSSEADFREKPEDLRHVFVRSDNNAMVPLNELVTFTRVLGPDTVERFNIFPAAKVLGSPAPGYSSGQAIAVMQQLVAETLPSDFTIGWTGAAYQELSTAGTGFMGFAFGIVMVFLILAAQYERWSLPLAVLTAVPFGVLGALLAIWLRGLANDVYFQIGLVTLIGLAAKNAILIVEFAAQRHQQGLSVQEAALEAARLRFRPIIMTSLAFILGVLPLAISTGAGSAARHSIGTGVIGGMLAATFIAILFVPLFFTLLTRHRKERPMAGGDPNEAKP; from the coding sequence ATCTCGAAATTCTTCATCGATCGACCCGTCTTCGCATCGGTCCTGTCGATCGTCATCGTCCTCGCGGGACTGGTCTCGATCCGGGTGCTGCCGGTGTCGCAGTATCCGTTGATCGTGCCGCCCGAGGTCGTCGTTTCGGCGACCTATCCGGGGGCGACGGCGGAGACCATCGCGGCGACGGTCGCCGCGCCCCTCGAGCAGCAGGTCAACGGCGTGGAGCGCATGATCTACATGCGCTCGACCTCGACCGGCTCGGGCACCATGGGGCTCACCGTCACCTTCGAGATCGGCACCAACCCCGACCAGAACGCCATCAACGTCAGCAATCGGGTACAGCGCGCCCTGCCGCTGCTGCCCGGCGAGGTGGCGCGCCAGGGCGTGGTCGTGCAGAAGCGCTCGACCTCGATCCTCCAGGTGCTGACTATGTCGTCGCCGGAGGGGCGCTACGACACGATCTTCATCAGCAACTACGCTCTGGTGAACGTGCTGGACGAGCTGCGCCGCTTGCCCGGCGTCGGCGACGCGACGCTGTTCGGCGCGTCCGACTACTCGATGCGCATCTGGCTCAGGCCCGACAAGGTCGCGCAATACAACCTCACCCCGGCCGACATCGCCGCCGTGGTGCGCGAGCAGAACGCCCAATTCGCCGCCGGCCGCTTCGGCGAGGAGCCGATGACCAATCCGCAGGTCTTCACCTATTCGGTGACGACGCCGGCGCGGCTGGTCGACCGCACGCAGTTCGAGAACATCATCATCCGGTCCGAGGAGAACGGCGGCGCCCTGCGCCTGAAAGACGTGGCCCGGGTGGAGCTCGGAGCGCTGAGCTACGGGTTCTCGGCGACCTTCAACGGCTCGCCGGCGGTGCCGATCGGCGTCTACCTGCAACCCGGCGCGAATGCCCTGGAGGTCGCCCATTCGGTCAAGGAGACCATGGACCGCATCTCCAAGCGGTTCCCGGTCGGCCTGCGCTACGACATCCCGTTCAACACCACGCGCTTCGTCGAGGTCTCCATCCGCGAGGTGGCGGCCACCTTCGCCGAGGCGATCGTGCTGGTCGTGCTCGTGGTCTTCCTGTTCTTGCAGAGCGTGCGCGCGATGATCATTCCGATCATCGCCATTCCGGTGTCGATCATCGGCACCTTCGCGGGCATGTACCTGCTCGGCTTCTCGATCAACATGCTCACCCTGTTCGGCCTGGTGCTGGCGATCGGCATCGTCGTCGACGACGCCATCGTCGTGATCGAGAACGTCGAACGCAACATGACGCAGGGTGGGAAGTCTCCGCGCGACGCGGCACTGCAGGCGATGCGAGAGGTGACGGGGCCGGTCATCGCCATCGTGCTGGTGCTCTGCGCCGTGTTCATTCCGGTGTCGTTCCTGGGTGGGCTTGCTGGCGAGCTCTACCGGCAATTCGCCGTCACGATTGCAGTGTCGGTGGTGATCTCGGGCGTCGTCGCCCTGACCCTGACACCGGCGTTGGCCGCCCTGCTGCTCAAGCCCGGCCATCGCGAGCCGTGGTGGCCGTTCGCGCGCTTCAACCGCTTCTTCGCCTGGGTGACCGGGCGCTACACGGCCGGTGTCGGCTTTCTCATCCGTCGCGCCGCCGTTGGCATCGCGGGTTTTCTCGTCGTCATCGGCATCGTGGTCGTGCTGTTCCAGCGCGTGCCCAACGCGCTCGTGCCGGCGGAGGACCAGGGCTACGTGTTCATGGTGACGGCGCTACCGCCCGCCGCCTCGGTGGTGCGCACGCGCGAGATCGGCCGGTTGGCGACGGAGGCGCTGCGCGAGAATCCAGCGGTGGCCAACGTGGTCACCTTTTCGGGCTTCGACCTGCTGTCGCTGGCGCAGAAATCGAACTCGGGGGTATCGTTCATCACGCTCAAGGACTGGTCGGAACGCAAGGACCCCAGGCAGGACGCGCGCAACGTGGCGCCGGCGCTGGGCGCGCTCAATGCCCGCTTTCGCGACGGCGTCGTGATCGGCTTCAATCCCCCGCCGATCCAGGGCATCAGCGTGACCGGCGGCTTCGAGTTCTATCTGCAGGATCGATCGGGCGGCTCGCTCAACGATCTCGCGCAGGCGGCGGCAAAGCTCGTCGAGGCGGCCAGCAAGCGGCCGGAACTGCGCGGCGTCTCGACCACGTTCACCACTTCCGTGCCGCAATACAAGGCCGATGTCGACCGCGACAAGGCGCGCGCCATCGGCGTCTCGATCAACTCGATCTTCGAGACGATGCAGGCCTCGTTCGGCAGCTTCTACATCAACGACTTCTCGCTGTTCGGCAGGACGTACCGCGTCAGCCTGTCGTCCGAGGCCGACTTCCGCGAAAAGCCGGAAGACCTTCGCCACGTCTTCGTGCGCTCCGACAACAACGCCATGGTGCCGCTCAACGAGCTGGTGACCTTCACTCGCGTACTCGGCCCCGATACGGTCGAGCGCTTCAACATCTTCCCGGCCGCCAAGGTGCTGGGGAGCCCGGCGCCGGGCTATTCGTCGGGCCAGGCCATCGCCGTCATGCAGCAACTCGTGGCCGAGACCCTGCCGAGCGACTTCACCATCGGCTGGACCGGGGCGGCCTACCAGGAGCTGTCGACGGCGGGTACGGGCTTCATGGGCTTCGCCTTCGGCATCGTCATGGTGTTCCTGATCCTGGCCGCTCAGTACGAGCGCTGGTCGCTGCCGCTCGCCGTGTTGACGGCCGTGCCCTTCGGCGTGCTCGGCGCGCTGCTCGCGATATGGCTGCGGGGCCTGGCGAACGACGTCTATTTCCAGATCGGCCTGGTGACCCTGATCGGCCTCGCTGCAAAGAACGCCATCTTGATCGTCGAGTTCGCCGCGCAGCGCCACCAGCAGGGCCTGTCGGTGCAGGAAGCGGCCCTCGAGGCGGCGCGCCTGCGCTTCAGGCCCATCATCATGACGTCGCTGGCCTTCATCCTCGGCGTGCTGCCGCTTGCCATCAGCACGGGCGCCGGATCGGCGGCCCGGCACTCGATCGGCACCGGCGTGATCGGCGGCATGCTCGCCGCGACCTTCATTGCGATCCTGTTCGTTCCGCTCTTCTTCACCCTGCTGACTCGGCACAGGAAGGAACGGCCGATGGCCGGGGGCGACCCGAACGAGGCGAAACCCTGA
- a CDS encoding anhydro-N-acetylmuramic acid kinase: protein MRALGLMSGTSVDGVDVALIETDGERIARFGPSLTVPYDDALRRQIRAVFGAERQNAETDAAEWAVTDAHVAAVRRWVAETGAALSSVDVVGFHGQTITHRPDRRFTWQIGSGDALAHALGVRVVSDLRGIDVDAGGQGAPLVPIYHAALVREMKLPVAVVNIGGVANVTWVGADASLLAFDTGPGNGPIDDWCMKRAGQRFDHEGALAASGKVDRTRLERFSEHRYFPREPPKSLDRGDFSDGWAEGLSAADGAATLTRGTARAIALAAKHFPEPARRWIICGGGARNPTLLRAIAEETGSDIVAASQLGWDGDALEAQAFAFLAVRSLRGLPITFPTTTGAPRPLTGGRLHSP, encoded by the coding sequence ATGCGCGCGCTCGGCCTGATGAGCGGGACCTCGGTCGATGGGGTCGACGTGGCGCTGATCGAGACCGACGGCGAGCGGATTGCCCGCTTCGGTCCGTCGCTTACGGTGCCCTACGACGACGCGCTGCGTCGCCAGATCCGGGCCGTGTTTGGTGCCGAGCGGCAGAATGCCGAGACAGACGCAGCCGAGTGGGCAGTTACCGACGCGCATGTTGCCGCCGTCCGGCGCTGGGTCGCTGAAACCGGTGCTGCTCTATCTAGCGTCGACGTGGTTGGCTTCCATGGCCAGACCATTACCCATCGTCCAGACAGGCGCTTCACTTGGCAGATCGGTAGTGGCGACGCGCTTGCCCACGCACTTGGTGTGCGCGTTGTCAGCGATTTGCGCGGCATTGACGTCGACGCGGGCGGGCAGGGCGCGCCGCTGGTGCCGATCTACCATGCGGCGCTCGTGCGTGAGATGAAGCTACCGGTGGCTGTGGTGAATATCGGCGGTGTCGCCAATGTCACCTGGGTAGGCGCCGACGCTTCGCTGCTGGCGTTCGACACGGGGCCTGGTAACGGGCCGATCGACGATTGGTGCATGAAGCGCGCCGGCCAGCGCTTCGATCACGAGGGCGCACTGGCCGCATCGGGCAAGGTCGACCGCACGCGGCTGGAGCGGTTCAGCGAGCACCGCTACTTCCCGCGCGAGCCGCCTAAGTCGCTCGACCGCGGCGACTTCAGCGACGGCTGGGCGGAAGGATTGAGCGCGGCCGATGGCGCAGCGACGCTGACGCGCGGCACGGCGCGCGCCATCGCGCTGGCGGCGAAGCATTTTCCCGAGCCGGCGAGGCGATGGATCATCTGCGGCGGCGGGGCGCGCAATCCGACCTTGCTGCGGGCCATTGCCGAAGAGACGGGCAGTGATATTGTGGCGGCATCCCAGCTCGGTTGGGATGGCGACGCGCTGGAAGCGCAAGCCTTCGCCTTCTTGGCCGTGCGGTCACTGCGCGGTCTGCCGATCACCTTTCCGACGACGACCGGGGCGCCGCGGCCGCTGACGGGTGGCCGGCTGCATTCGCCGTAA
- a CDS encoding bifunctional [glutamine synthetase] adenylyltransferase/[glutamine synthetase]-adenylyl-L-tyrosine phosphorylase, which translates to MSWLSTARLPRPHDEQRRSVAWARWTEAASPPDDAAEIGLLDAVFGNSPYLTETVLHDTRFMTDLWRRGPDAVIADLEAHTIAARGAGTPEQAAALLRRLKRRMALTVAVADIAGCWPLERVTAALSGFAATCLDVLLATMAERDPFVAAMSVIGMGKLGASELNYSSDIDLILLYDRETPLLASNDQISRDMVRAARLLVQLMSETSVDGYIFRTDLRLRPDPGSTPLAMSVQAAELYYESVGQNWERAAMIKAHPVAGDRSTGQEFLATLRPYIWRKHLDFAAIHDIHSIKRQIDAHRGGGTVKVLGHNVKLGRGGIREIEFFAQTQQLIFGGRNPSLRLRGTCETLRALAAAGHVAPAAADELIEAYGFLRRVEHRLQMVDDRQTHSLPGDEAGMAAIATFLGYDDAEVFQRDLLQTLRRVEGHYAHLFEEAPSLAGPGGNLVFTGTDDDPGTLETLRTLGFGEPSAASGIVRRWHHGRYRATRSARARELLTELMPALLKSLGGTAAPDQALLNFDQFLGNLPAGVQLFSLFKSNPPLLELVAAIMGSAPRLASHLARRTLLLDSVLSPDFYRPLPSADEMAAELAGLLSAATDEQDVLDMARRWTNDRRFQVGVQQLKQIVRPARAGTAYSDVAQATIASLSGRIEKQFGEAHGAFRGQRLAILGLGKLGSREMSATSDLDLIFVYDIPPDLEASDGRQPLPPIQYYTRLSGKIVTALTALTNEGALYEVDMRLRPSGRAGPLANSLEAFETYQSRSAWTWEHLALTRARVIHGPPGLVDRLTDIVKATLCRNRDPDALVRDVADMRDRIAHHAPPKSAWDFKHLPGGLFDIDFVAQYLALRRAAERPDLLDPHPAEMLHRAADAGFIDRGDAERLRATRLLLSDVQSLLRLTLDGDEAAFDEAAAPEGQRRLIAATEGAADLGALRQRIADETAEARAIYRRVIEQPARTAGWKPRSEQ; encoded by the coding sequence ATGTCTTGGCTTTCGACCGCCCGTCTTCCCCGGCCCCACGACGAACAGCGCCGATCCGTCGCATGGGCGCGCTGGACCGAAGCAGCGTCGCCACCCGACGACGCGGCGGAGATAGGGTTGCTCGACGCCGTGTTCGGCAACAGCCCATATCTCACCGAAACAGTCCTACATGACACCCGGTTTATGACCGATCTGTGGCGCCGCGGTCCCGACGCCGTCATAGCGGATCTCGAGGCCCACACCATCGCCGCCCGTGGTGCCGGCACGCCGGAACAAGCCGCCGCACTGCTGCGCCGCCTCAAGCGGCGGATGGCGCTCACGGTCGCCGTCGCCGATATCGCGGGTTGTTGGCCGCTCGAGCGGGTCACCGCGGCGCTGAGCGGGTTCGCCGCGACCTGCCTCGACGTCCTGCTCGCGACGATGGCCGAGCGCGATCCGTTTGTCGCGGCGATGTCGGTCATCGGGATGGGCAAGCTCGGTGCCTCGGAGTTGAACTACTCCAGTGATATCGATCTCATCCTGCTCTACGACCGCGAGACGCCTCTCCTCGCCAGCAACGACCAGATCAGCCGCGACATGGTCCGCGCGGCGCGCCTGCTGGTGCAGCTCATGTCGGAGACGTCGGTCGACGGCTATATCTTCCGCACTGACCTGCGTCTGCGGCCCGACCCCGGCTCGACGCCGCTTGCCATGTCGGTGCAAGCTGCCGAGCTCTATTACGAAAGCGTCGGGCAGAACTGGGAGCGCGCTGCGATGATCAAGGCCCATCCCGTCGCCGGCGACCGGTCCACGGGCCAGGAGTTCCTCGCCACGCTGAGACCCTACATCTGGCGCAAGCATCTCGATTTCGCGGCGATCCACGACATCCATTCGATCAAGCGCCAGATAGACGCGCATCGCGGCGGCGGGACCGTCAAGGTGTTGGGGCACAACGTCAAGCTCGGGCGCGGCGGCATTCGCGAGATCGAGTTCTTCGCCCAGACGCAGCAGCTCATCTTCGGTGGCCGCAATCCGTCGCTGCGCCTGCGCGGCACCTGCGAGACGCTACGCGCCCTCGCCGCGGCAGGGCATGTCGCCCCCGCTGCGGCCGACGAGTTGATCGAGGCCTATGGTTTCCTGCGGCGCGTCGAGCATCGCCTGCAAATGGTCGACGACCGGCAGACGCACAGCCTGCCGGGTGACGAGGCGGGTATGGCGGCCATCGCCACGTTCCTCGGCTACGACGACGCCGAAGTCTTCCAACGCGACCTGCTGCAGACCCTGCGTCGCGTCGAGGGTCACTACGCGCACCTCTTCGAGGAGGCGCCGAGCCTCGCCGGCCCCGGCGGCAACCTCGTCTTCACCGGCACCGACGACGATCCCGGCACTCTCGAAACCCTGCGCACGCTCGGCTTCGGAGAGCCATCGGCCGCCTCCGGGATCGTGCGGCGCTGGCACCATGGCCGCTACCGCGCGACCCGTTCGGCGCGCGCGCGCGAGCTCCTGACGGAGTTGATGCCGGCGCTGCTGAAGTCTCTCGGCGGGACGGCGGCCCCCGACCAGGCGCTGCTGAACTTCGACCAGTTCCTCGGCAACCTCCCGGCCGGCGTGCAGCTCTTCTCGCTGTTCAAGTCGAACCCCCCTCTGCTCGAACTCGTGGCGGCGATCATGGGCAGCGCGCCGCGCCTGGCTTCGCATCTGGCGCGCCGGACACTGCTGCTCGATTCGGTGCTGTCGCCCGACTTCTACAGGCCCTTGCCGTCGGCCGACGAAATGGCGGCCGAGTTGGCCGGATTGCTGTCCGCCGCCACCGACGAGCAGGATGTCCTCGACATGGCGCGACGCTGGACCAACGACCGCCGCTTCCAGGTCGGCGTCCAGCAACTCAAGCAGATTGTCCGGCCGGCCCGGGCAGGTACCGCCTACTCAGACGTCGCCCAGGCGACGATCGCGAGCCTGTCAGGTCGCATCGAGAAGCAATTCGGCGAGGCGCATGGCGCATTTCGCGGCCAGCGACTCGCCATCCTCGGGCTGGGCAAGCTCGGCAGCCGCGAGATGTCGGCGACCTCGGACCTCGACCTCATTTTCGTCTATGACATCCCGCCCGACCTCGAAGCGTCGGATGGTCGCCAGCCGCTGCCGCCGATCCAGTACTACACGCGCCTGTCCGGAAAGATCGTGACGGCCCTCACCGCCCTGACTAACGAGGGTGCTCTTTACGAAGTCGACATGAGGCTGCGGCCCTCCGGGCGAGCCGGGCCGCTCGCCAACTCGCTCGAGGCCTTCGAGACCTACCAGTCGCGATCCGCCTGGACGTGGGAGCACCTGGCGCTCACGCGGGCGCGCGTGATCCACGGTCCGCCGGGGCTGGTGGATCGTCTGACCGACATCGTGAAGGCGACGCTCTGCCGCAATCGCGACCCCGATGCGCTCGTGCGCGACGTCGCTGACATGCGCGACCGCATCGCCCACCACGCTCCGCCCAAGAGCGCCTGGGACTTCAAGCATCTGCCGGGGGGCCTGTTCGACATCGACTTCGTCGCCCAATACCTCGCCCTGCGCCGCGCCGCCGAGCGCCCCGACCTGCTCGATCCGCACCCAGCCGAGATGCTGCATCGCGCGGCCGATGCGGGCTTCATCGATCGCGGCGATGCCGAGCGGTTGCGCGCGACACGCCTGTTGCTCTCGGACGTGCAAAGTTTGTTGCGCCTCACCCTCGATGGCGACGAGGCCGCCTTCGACGAAGCCGCGGCACCCGAAGGCCAGCGCCGGCTGATCGCCGCGACCGAGGGAGCGGCCGACCTCGGCGCCTTGCGCCAACGCATCGCCGACGAAACGGCCGAGGCACGTGCTATATATCGCCGAGTCATCGAACAGCCGGCGCGCACGGCGGGCTGGAAGCCGAGGAGCGAGCAATGA
- a CDS encoding tyrosine--tRNA ligase: MSGFKSDFMRIVHERGMVHQCSDAARLDELLATGTRTAYIGFDCTADSLHVGHLTQVMLLRWWQKTGHKPIALMGGGTTKVGDPSGRDETRQLLTPEQIDANMAAIRKSFSNYLAFGSGETDAVMANNAEWLDGLLYIPLLRDVGRHFSVNRMLTMDSVKLRLERDQPLTFLEFNYMILQSYDFVELYRRHRCILQMGGSDQWGNIVMGADLGRRVESAELFALTSPLLATSSGAKMGKTAAGAVWLNPDRLSPYEFWQYWRNTEDGDVGRFMRTFTELPLDEIARLEKLQGAEINEAKKLLATEVTRLAHGAEAANRAADTARQTFEDGRRAESLPTVDVPRAQFAEGVAAFELFHTAGLAPSRNEARKLIRGGGGRLNDQPIASDAMLVGERHLDAAGTLKLSAGRKRHMLVRAV; this comes from the coding sequence ATGTCGGGGTTCAAGTCGGATTTCATGCGGATCGTGCACGAGCGTGGCATGGTGCATCAGTGCTCCGATGCCGCACGTCTCGACGAGCTGCTCGCGACCGGAACCCGCACGGCCTATATCGGCTTCGACTGCACCGCCGATTCGCTGCATGTCGGTCATCTCACCCAGGTCATGCTGCTGCGCTGGTGGCAGAAGACCGGCCACAAGCCGATCGCGCTGATGGGCGGTGGCACGACCAAGGTCGGCGATCCCTCGGGGCGCGACGAGACGCGCCAACTGCTGACGCCCGAACAGATCGACGCCAACATGGCGGCCATCAGGAAGAGCTTTTCCAACTATCTCGCCTTCGGCAGCGGCGAGACCGACGCCGTCATGGCCAACAACGCCGAGTGGCTCGACGGCCTGCTTTACATCCCGCTGCTGCGCGACGTCGGTCGGCACTTCTCGGTCAACCGCATGCTGACCATGGACTCGGTGAAGCTGAGGCTCGAGCGCGACCAGCCGCTCACCTTCCTCGAGTTCAACTACATGATCCTGCAGTCTTACGACTTCGTGGAACTGTACCGGCGCCACAGATGCATCCTGCAGATGGGAGGCTCGGATCAGTGGGGCAACATCGTCATGGGCGCCGATCTCGGCCGCCGAGTCGAAAGCGCGGAGCTGTTCGCGCTGACCTCGCCCTTGCTCGCGACCTCGTCGGGCGCCAAGATGGGCAAGACGGCGGCGGGTGCGGTGTGGCTCAATCCCGACCGCCTCAGCCCCTACGAATTCTGGCAATACTGGCGCAACACCGAGGACGGCGACGTCGGCCGCTTCATGCGCACCTTCACCGAGCTGCCGCTGGACGAGATCGCGCGGCTGGAGAAGCTGCAGGGGGCTGAGATCAACGAGGCGAAGAAGCTCCTCGCCACCGAGGTGACCCGGCTGGCGCACGGCGCAGAGGCGGCGAATCGCGCGGCCGACACCGCGCGGCAGACCTTCGAGGACGGTCGCCGCGCCGAGAGCCTGCCGACCGTCGATGTGCCGCGGGCGCAGTTCGCGGAGGGAGTGGCGGCCTTCGAGCTGTTCCACACGGCAGGGCTCGCGCCCAGCCGCAACGAGGCGCGCAAGCTGATCCGCGGCGGCGGCGGGCGGCTGAACGACCAGCCGATCGCGAGCGACGCCATGCTTGTCGGCGAGCGGCATCTCGACGCCGCCGGCACGCTCAAGCTCTCCGCCGGCCGCAAGCGCCACATGCTGGTGCGCGCCGTCTAG
- a CDS encoding alpha/beta hydrolase, with protein sequence MPTIKTSDGVEIFYKDWGPQDAQPIMFHHGWPLSADDWDAQMMFFLEKGFRVIAHDRRGHGRSTQTDTGNEMDTYAADVAAVTDALDLEGAVHVGHSTGGGEVAHYAARARLGRVGKAVLIGAVPPIMLKTEKNPGGLPIEVFDGFRAALVANRAQFFRDVPTGPFYGFNRPGAMVSQGLIDNWWRQGMMGGAKAHYDCIKAFSETDFTEDLKKIEVPTLVMHGDDDQIVPYADSAPLTAKLLKKGILKTYPGLPHGLCATHPDIVNFDLLAFIRA encoded by the coding sequence ATGCCGACGATCAAAACCAGTGACGGTGTCGAGATCTTCTACAAGGACTGGGGACCCCAGGATGCCCAGCCGATCATGTTCCATCACGGTTGGCCGCTAAGCGCCGATGACTGGGATGCGCAGATGATGTTCTTTCTCGAGAAGGGATTTCGCGTGATCGCGCATGATCGCCGCGGGCATGGCCGATCGACCCAGACCGACACCGGCAACGAGATGGACACCTACGCCGCCGATGTGGCCGCGGTCACGGACGCGCTCGATCTCGAAGGGGCGGTGCATGTCGGTCATTCGACCGGCGGCGGCGAGGTCGCGCACTACGCGGCGCGCGCCAGGCTGGGTCGGGTGGGCAAGGCGGTGCTGATCGGCGCCGTGCCACCGATCATGCTCAAGACAGAGAAGAATCCGGGCGGACTGCCGATCGAGGTATTCGACGGCTTTCGCGCTGCGCTGGTGGCCAACCGCGCGCAGTTCTTTCGCGACGTGCCGACCGGCCCGTTCTATGGCTTCAACCGACCGGGTGCGATGGTCAGTCAGGGCCTGATCGACAACTGGTGGCGTCAGGGCATGATGGGCGGCGCCAAGGCCCATTACGACTGCATAAAGGCCTTCTCGGAGACCGATTTCACCGAAGACCTGAAGAAGATCGAGGTGCCGACGCTGGTCATGCACGGCGACGACGACCAGATCGTGCCCTACGCCGACTCCGCGCCACTCACGGCCAAGCTGCTGAAGAAGGGCATCTTGAAGACCTACCCGGGCCTGCCACACGGCCTGTGCGCCACACATCCCGACATCGTCAACTTCGACCTGCTGGCTTTCATCCGGGCTTAG
- the bcp gene encoding thioredoxin-dependent thiol peroxidase, with protein MSVEEGKKAPNFGAATDGGKKLKLSELRGKPVVLYFYPKDDTSGCTAEACGFRDALPDFSRLKAHVIGVSKDSVERHDKFKKKYGLNFPLVSDEDGRICEKYGTWIEKSLYGRKYMGIDRATFLIDKTGAVAKVWRKVKVPGHVDQVLAALKEL; from the coding sequence ATGAGCGTCGAGGAAGGGAAGAAGGCACCGAACTTCGGCGCCGCCACCGACGGCGGCAAGAAGCTCAAGCTGTCGGAACTGCGCGGCAAGCCCGTGGTGCTCTATTTCTATCCGAAGGACGACACGTCGGGCTGCACGGCCGAGGCCTGCGGCTTCCGCGACGCCTTGCCCGATTTCTCCAGACTCAAAGCGCACGTCATCGGCGTGTCGAAGGACAGCGTCGAGCGGCACGACAAGTTCAAGAAGAAGTACGGCCTCAACTTCCCGCTGGTGTCCGACGAGGACGGCAGGATCTGCGAGAAGTACGGCACCTGGATCGAGAAGAGCCTCTACGGGCGCAAGTACATGGGCATCGACCGTGCCACCTTCCTGATCGACAAGACCGGCGCCGTCGCCAAGGTGTGGCGCAAGGTGAAGGTGCCGGGTCACGTCGACCAGGTACTGGCGGCCCTGAAGGAACTCTAG
- a CDS encoding peptidoglycan-binding protein → MKVSERVLDPRPRPIKGDVDEPFRRSVASLAEQLTARPAAPRPDFDDGQTAPKPRVVRIHAADGPSTGRSLIWAGGFSLGAVAGAAAIYAFLTEHSPEIALASQPPPASTAASPAPLETAPPPALPASPAAEAVVVAAPAPSPDPAPTIPRPDPPSSEPAGALARYEIMELQSHLKELGMNPGPLDGVAGGQTKAAIKRYEAANERPQTGTADRTLLKTLREATRSR, encoded by the coding sequence ATGAAGGTGTCCGAACGCGTGCTCGACCCCCGGCCCAGGCCGATCAAAGGCGACGTCGACGAGCCCTTCCGGCGCTCCGTTGCGTCGCTGGCGGAACAATTGACGGCCCGTCCTGCGGCCCCTCGGCCAGACTTCGATGACGGCCAGACGGCGCCGAAACCACGCGTCGTCCGTATCCATGCAGCGGACGGGCCGTCGACCGGGCGCTCCTTGATATGGGCTGGTGGATTCAGCCTGGGCGCGGTCGCCGGCGCGGCCGCGATCTACGCGTTCCTGACGGAACACTCACCGGAAATCGCTCTTGCAAGCCAGCCTCCGCCGGCATCAACGGCTGCCTCTCCCGCACCTCTTGAAACAGCACCGCCCCCCGCCCTTCCCGCGTCGCCGGCTGCCGAAGCAGTCGTCGTCGCCGCACCCGCGCCTTCACCCGACCCGGCGCCGACGATACCACGCCCAGACCCGCCATCATCCGAGCCCGCAGGCGCTCTCGCCCGCTACGAAATTATGGAACTGCAGAGCCACCTCAAGGAGCTGGGCATGAACCCCGGCCCACTCGACGGCGTCGCCGGCGGACAGACCAAGGCCGCGATCAAGCGATACGAAGCGGCCAACGAGCGGCCGCAAACCGGGACCGCCGATCGAACGCTCCTGAAGACCCTGCGCGAAGCGACACGGTCGCGGTAG